In Cicer arietinum cultivar CDC Frontier isolate Library 1 chromosome 1, Cicar.CDCFrontier_v2.0, whole genome shotgun sequence, one DNA window encodes the following:
- the LOC101500881 gene encoding uncharacterized protein — translation MAASPLIYARCNYSPRIANRSSSQPSSSSSPCCSSSSTPNSIFTSLSGANREQRQESLRAQAMSTTTQGKSPVKTIVNLKNDPDHLLVLVHGIWSSPSDWSYTEAELKTHLGKSFLIYASSSNAYTKTFTGIDEAGKRLADEVMQVVKKTKSLKRISFVAHSLGGLFARYAISVLYSPDTYNSGQLGDSMNCMMENSQRTDFSRGTIAGLEPINFITLATPHLGVRGKKQLPFLFGVSILEKLVAPIAPLFIGRTGTQLFLTDGEPNKPSLLLRMASDCEDGKFISALEAFRCRVVYANVSYDHMVGWRTSSIRRETELGKPPRQSLDGYKHVVDVKYCPPVPSDGPQFPPEAVKAKETAQLTQNNVEFHEIMEEEMIRGLQRLGWKKVDVNFHSAAWPLFAHSNIHVKKKWLHNAGVGVVAHVVDNLKQEETSSILPTS, via the exons ATGGCAGCATCCCCTTTGATTTACGCTCGCTGTAATTACTCCCCACGAATTGCTAATCGCTCCTCTTCTCAGCCTTCATCTTCATCCTCCCCCTGCTGTTCTTCATCATCCACCCCTAACTCCATTTTTACTTCCCTTTCTG GTGCTAACAGAGAACAGCGTCAGGAGAGCCTTAGAGCTCAAGCTATGAGTACTACCACTCAGGGAAAGTCTCCTGTTAAAACCATTGTGAATCTGAAGAATGATCCTGATCATCTTCTTGTCCTTGTCCATGGTATCTGGTCTAG CCCAAGTGACTGGAGTTATACGGAGGCTGAGTTAAAAACGCACCTTGGAAAAAGCTTTTTAATATATG CAAGTTCATCAAACGCCTACACTAAGACATTTACTGGGATTGATGAAGCTGGAAAGCGATTAGCTGATGAA GTCATGCAAGTTGTAAAGAAGACAAAGAGCCTGAAGCGAATTTCCTTTGTTGCCCATTCTCTTGGAGGCCTCTTTGCTAGATATGCAATTTCTGTTCTTTATTCACCTGATACCTATAATAGCGGCCAACTTGGTgattcaatgaactgcatgatggaAAATTCACAGAGAACAGACTTTTCAAGAGGGACGATTGCTGGACTTGAaccaattaattttattactcTAGCAACTCCACATCTTGGTGTAAGGGGAAAAAAACAA CTTCCATTTCTATTTGGTGTTTCGATCCTAGAAAAGCTTGTTGCGCCTATAGCTCCACTTTTTATTGGTCGGACTGGTACTCAGCTTTTCCTTACTGATGGTGAACCCAACAAACCATCCCTTCTTTTGAGAATGGCTTCTGACTGTGAAGATGGAAAGTTCAT ATCTGCACTTGAAGCATTTAGATGTCGTGTTGTTTATGCTAATGTATCATATGATC ATATGGTTGGGTGGCGCACATCCTCTATAAGGAGGGAAACCGAACTTGGTAAG CCTCCACGCCAATCGTTGGATGGATACAAGCATGTTGTTGATGTGAAATACTGCCCCCCGGTTCCTTCCGATGGACCTCAATTTCCTCCGGAAGCTGTGAAAGCAAAGGAGACTGCACAGCTTACCCAGAATAATGTAGAATTTCATGAAATTATGGAAG AGGAGATGATACGGGGATTACAGCGATTGGGATGGAAAAAAGTTGATGTCAACTTTCACTCAGCAGCCTGGCCTCTCTTTGCTCACAGCAACATCCAT GTGAAAAAGAAGTGGCTTCACAATGCTGGTGTAGGAGTAGTCGCTCATGTTGTTGACAACTTAAAACAGGAGGAAACGTCATCAATTTTACCAACATCATAA
- the LOC101501305 gene encoding 14-3-3-like protein C: protein MASSNQNFVYIAKLAEQAERYEEMVDAMKKVAKLDVELTVEERNLLAVAYKNVVGARRASWRIISSIEQREEAKGNDANVNRIKEYRKKVESELSDFCADIMTVIDDHLIPHSSGESHVFYYKMKGDYYRYLAEFKSGDERKEVADQSLKAYQKASAAAEAELPPTHPVSLGLALNFSVFYYEILNSPERACHLAKQAFDGAISELDSLGEESYKDSTLIMQLLKDNLTLWTSDIPEEGADEQKVESARAPAGNNAE, encoded by the exons ATGGCTTCCTCCAATCAAAACTTCGTCTACATCGCAAAGCTCGCTGAACAAGCCGAACGCTACGAAG AAATGGTTGATGCGATGAAGAAAGTTGCTAAGCTTGATGTTGAATTGACGGTTGAAGAGCGAAACCTTCTGGCAGTTGCTTACAAGAATGTAGTTGGAGCACGTAGGGCGTCTTGGAGGATTATTTCCTCCATTGAACAAAGGGAAGAAGCGAAAGGGAACGATGCAAATGTGAATCGGATTAAGGAGTATAGGAAAAAGGTTGAATCAGAGTTGTCTGATTTCTGCGCTGATATCATGACTGTGATTGATGATCATCTCATTCCCCATTCTTCTGGTGAATCTCATGTATTTTACTACAAAAT GAAAGGTGACTACTACCGTTATCTGGCTGAGTTTAAGAGTGGTGATGAGAGGAAAGAGGTTGCTGATCAGTCCTTGAAAGCATATCAG AAAGCTTCAGCTGCTGCCGAGGCTGAGTTACCTCCCACACATCCCGTCAGTCTGGGTTTGGCTTTGAACTTCTCTGTCTTCTATTATGAAATCTTGAACTCTCCTGAAAG GGCATGTCACCTTGCCAAACAGGCATTTGATGGAGCAATCTCTGAATTGGATTCTCTTGGTGAGGAGTCTTACAAAGACAGCACACTGATCATGCAGCTTCTGAAGGACAACCTCACCTTGTGGACTTCTGACATTCCTGAGGAAGGAG CTGATGAACAAAAGGTGGAGTCTGCCCGTGCTCCTGCGGGAAATAATGCAGAG TAA
- the LOC101514060 gene encoding P34 probable thiol protease-like — MMISHTPNLFLLFIIFTTLCLSSCYGIPTKYSSILGPNLDKLPTQQEAIQLFQQWRKDHGRVYKDLEEMSKKFDIFYSNLKYITETNAKRKSPHGFLLGLTSFSDWSTNEFKETYLHEIDMSTHMDKMKGNGVVRNSECSAPSSLDWRTKGAVTSVKSQGQCGSCWAFTAIAALEGINAITSGKLVDLSPQELVDCEPNFVGCQSIGWVDKAFEWVISNKGMAIENNYPYTDTKGECKASQVPNIQISTIDSYSSVERSDDGLLCAIAKQPITVCFYADYDFHHYTQGIYDGPNCPAEVTSTTHCAVLVGYDSVDGEDYWILKNSWGTEWGMDGYAWIKRNTGTSQGVCGINIAALYPLKFTSSKARINSTLGQS; from the exons atgatgatTTCCCACACACCAAACCTATTTCTCCTCTTCATTATTTTCACTACATTATGTCTTTCTTCATGTTATGGTATCCCAACCAAATACTCCTCTATATTGGGTCCTAACCTTGATAAGCTTCCAACTCAACAGGAAGCGATACAACTATTCCAACAATGGAGAAAAGATCATGGACGTGTCTACAAAGACCTAGAAGAGATGTCAAAgaaatttgacattttttattcaaatttgaaGTATATTACGGAGACTAATGCAAAGAGAAAATCACCTCATGGCTTCCTTCTTGGTTTGACCAGCTTTTCCGATTGGAGTACCAATGAATTCAAAGAAACGTATTTACATGAAATTGACATGTCCACCCACATGGATAAGATGAAGGGGAATGGTGTTGTTCGTAACTCAGAATGTAGTGCACCTTCTTCCTTGGATTGGAGGACAAAAGGAGCTGTAACTAGTGTCAAGAGTCAAGGGCAGTGTG GAAGTTGCTGGGCATTCACAGCTATAGCTGCCTTAGAAGGAATAAATGCAATAACATCAGGAAAGCTTGTCGACCTTTCGCCACAAGAGCTTGTTGATTGTGAACCTAATTTTGTCGGCTGTCAAAGTATTGGATGGGTCGACAAAGCATTCGAGTGGGTTATAAGTAACAAAGGGATGgctattgaaaataattatccTTATACGGACACCAAGGGAGAATGCAAAGCCTCACAG GTTCCAAACATTCAAATTAGTACCATTGATTCATATAGTAGCGTGGAGCGATCAGACGATGGACTATTGTGTGCAATTGCTAAACAGCCTATTACTGTGTGTTTTTATGCGGACTATGACTTTCATCATTACACACAG GGAATATATGATGGTCCTAATTGCCCAGCAGAGGTGACATCTACAACTCATTGCGCGGTATTAGTGGGTTATGATTCAGTAGATGGTGAAGATTATTGGATCTTGAAGAACTCATGGGGCACGGAATGGGGAATGGACGGTTATGCGTGGATCAAAAGGAACACTGGTACAAGTCAGGGTGTGTGTGGAATCAATATTGCGGCTCTTTACCCACTCAAATTTACATCTAGTAAAGCACGTATTAATTCCACTTTAGGTCAATCATAA
- the LOC101500568 gene encoding putative transcription factor bHLH107: MDYGSDISRIVFNAPSYGFGASNGISRDGLVSPQSLVLDTEMRELVKSPPMVGKKKICDANKTLVALKNHREAERRRRNRISDHLAKLRGLVPYSAKMDKATLLAEVIKQVKELKKNTEESSKGYLIPMDNDEVKVEIEPYENGGLNGSIPYKASICCDYRPELLSDLKQTLDTLKVQLVRAELSTLGDRVKNEFVYTCCKADIYNVELCQIIASNVHQALSSVLDKGSTSLDYSLRVSHSFNQLQHQTSTLSCNHEFCSC, translated from the exons ATGGATTATGGTTCTGATATTTCGAGGATAGTGTTCAATGCCCCTTCATATGGATTTGGTGCTTCAAATGGGATTTCAAGAGATGGGTTGGTCTCACCACAATCATTGGTTTTGGATACTGAGATGCGAGAACTAGTGAAGTCACCTCCAATggttggaaagaaaaaaatttgtgaTGCCAACAAAACTTTAGTGGCTTTGAAGAATCATAGGGAAGCAGAGAGGAGGAGAAGGAATAGAATTAGTGATCATCTTGCAAAACTTCGTGGACTTGTTCCATACTCCGCAAAg ATGGACAAAGCAACCTTACTAGCTGAAGTTATTAAGCAAGTgaaggaattaaaaaaaaacacagagGAATCAAGCAAAGGTTATCTAATCCCAATGGATAATGATGAAGTTAAAGTTGAAATTGAACCATATGAAAATGGTGGATTAAATGGATCAATTCCCTATAAAGCATCTATTTGTTGTGATTATCGACCAGAGCTTTTATCTGATCTTAAACAAACTCTTGATACACTTAAAGTACAATTGGTAAGGGCAGAATTGTCAACATTGGGAGATAGagtgaaaaatgaatttgtcTACACATGTTGCAAAGCTGACATTTACAATGTTGAGTTATGTCAAATTATTGCAAGTAATGTTCACCAGGCACTTAGTTCTGTGTTGGATAAGGGTTCTACTTCATTGGATTATTCATTAAGAGTATCACATTCTTTCAATCAGCTGCAGCACCAGACATCTACTTTGTCATGTAACCATGAATTTTGTTCATGTTGA
- the LOC101501838 gene encoding olee1-like protein, with the protein MAKSTIILISTLCFLSFFGSVYCNDRFFVEGVVYCDTCRTQFITKLTEFMEGATVRMECKEDNGTVTFSKEAVTDASGTYRVEVDGDHEDEVCEITLAKSPRKDCSEVDSDSHLEQAARISITNNNGIVSPLRTANPLGFLKKERLPGCADVLKDLGINEDGSLI; encoded by the coding sequence ATGGCAAAGTCTACAATCATCCTTATCTCAACCCTTTGCTTCTTATCCTTCTTTGGTTCGGTTTATTGCAATGACCGATTCTTTGTTGAGGGCGTCGTTTACTGTGACACATGCCGCACACAGTTCATTACCAAGTTGACTGAGTTCATGGAAGGTGCAACCGTACGTATGGAGTGCAAAGAAGACAATGGAACAGTGACATTCAGCAAAGAGGCAGTGACAGATGCATCAGGAACATACAGAGTGGAAGTAGATGGAGACCATGAAGATGAAGTGTGTGAAATAACACTTGCAAAGAGTCCAAGGAAAGATTGTTCAGAGGTTGACTCAGATTCTCACTTGGAACAAGCAGCTAGGATCAGCATCACAAACAACAATGGAATTGTGTCCCCTCTTCGTACCGCTAACCCTCTTGGTTTCCTTAAGAAAGAACGTCTTCCTGGTTGTGCTGATGTTCTCAAGGACCTCGGAATTAATGAAGATGGTTCCCTCATTTGa
- the LOC101502161 gene encoding cyclic dof factor 4 yields MGEENQGIKLFGAIIKLHDEELKEGEKGSEDLTVEKKPEEIIPCPRCKSMETKFCYFNNYNVNQPRHFCKTCQRYWTSGGALRNVPIGAGRRKPKPTDGALYETNSGDGHDKFGLVLDKWQVDTAESNFRQVLSGKRRRTTSGGYSLALL; encoded by the coding sequence ATGGGTGAAGAGAACCAAGGGATTAAGCTATTTGGAGCAATAATAAAATTGCATGATGAAGAATTAAAAGAGGGTGAAAAAGGAAGCGAAGATCTAACGGTGGAGAAGAAGCCAGAGGAGATCATACCGTGTCCAAGATGCAAGAGCATGGAAACTAAATTCTGTTACTTCAACAACTACAACGTTAATCAACCAAGACATTTTTGCAAGACTTGTCAGAGATACTGGACGTCTGGTGGGGCCCTCCGTAACGTGCCGATTGGGGCCGGACGTCGGAAGCCCAAGCCCACCGACGGTGCACTTTATGAAACTAATTCGGGTGATGGCCATGATAAGTTTGGGTTGGTTTTGGATAAGTGGCAAGTCGACACGGCGGAGAGTAATTTCCGGCAAGTTTTATCCGGCAAGCGGAGGAGGACGACCTCAGGTGGTTACTCGTTagctttattgtga